A stretch of Geomonas oryzisoli DNA encodes these proteins:
- a CDS encoding sulfite exporter TauE/SafE family protein, whose translation MLQIWLAFVAGLAGSFHCIGMCGGIVAAISLKDKEGALPSRLKSQFFYNTGRIVTYTLLGALAGLIGSSLNLMAMKTVFRWFMVGANLMVIMVGLSSALGLSVFNLSTLEGNGARFLAAPMRRAIAAPSPLASLPLGLVLGLLPCGLVYAPLLVAAGTGSPVTGAATMAAMGLGTVPVMLGFGTASSAVSGALKNAMLRAAGVAIALMGVAGLWKIFAKACCH comes from the coding sequence ATGCTGCAGATCTGGTTGGCGTTCGTGGCCGGTTTGGCCGGCAGCTTCCATTGCATCGGGATGTGCGGCGGCATCGTGGCCGCCATCTCCCTGAAGGACAAGGAGGGCGCGCTCCCCTCGAGACTCAAGTCCCAGTTCTTCTACAACACCGGCCGGATAGTTACCTACACGCTCCTGGGGGCGCTGGCGGGGCTCATCGGCTCCTCGCTCAACCTCATGGCGATGAAGACGGTCTTTCGCTGGTTCATGGTGGGGGCGAACCTCATGGTGATCATGGTAGGGCTCTCCTCGGCGCTGGGGTTGAGCGTTTTCAACCTCTCCACCCTGGAAGGAAACGGCGCGCGCTTCCTCGCCGCCCCGATGCGGCGGGCCATCGCCGCCCCCTCACCGCTTGCCTCCCTGCCGCTGGGACTGGTGCTGGGCCTGCTCCCCTGCGGCCTGGTCTACGCGCCCCTTCTGGTCGCCGCCGGGACCGGGAGCCCCGTCACCGGCGCGGCCACCATGGCCGCCATGGGCCTGGGCACCGTCCCGGTCATGCTTGGTTTCGGCACCGCCTCCAGCGCCGTCTCCGGCGCCCTCAAAAACGCCATGCTGCGCGCCGCCGGCGTCGCCATCGCCCTCATGGGCGTGGCAGGTTTGTGGAAAATCTTCGCTAAAGCCTGCTGTCATTGA
- the cobO gene encoding cob(I)yrinic acid a,c-diamide adenosyltransferase — protein MKHQGSPPLQIHKLEPKLKQGLTVVITGHGKGKTTSALGMALRACGHGMKVCIIQFMKGDIYAGEWDGVKLLGEQVELHTTGKGFCGIRGNPYPRSEHRANAQDAVQLALEKIDSAAFDMVILDEINNALHLQLVDLEQVLEILARKPPLLHLVLTGRNAHPLVIELADTVSEVVEVKHAYRRDIEPQPGVDY, from the coding sequence ATGAAACATCAGGGAAGCCCGCCGCTGCAAATTCACAAGCTGGAGCCGAAACTGAAGCAGGGACTGACCGTGGTCATCACCGGTCACGGCAAGGGGAAGACGACTTCGGCGCTGGGGATGGCGCTGCGCGCCTGCGGGCACGGCATGAAGGTCTGCATCATCCAGTTCATGAAGGGGGACATCTACGCCGGGGAATGGGACGGGGTGAAGCTTCTGGGCGAACAGGTGGAGCTGCACACGACCGGCAAGGGGTTCTGCGGCATCCGCGGCAACCCCTATCCACGCAGCGAGCACCGGGCCAACGCCCAGGACGCCGTGCAACTCGCCCTGGAGAAGATAGACTCGGCGGCCTTCGACATGGTGATCCTGGACGAGATCAACAACGCCCTGCACCTGCAGCTCGTCGACCTGGAACAGGTGCTGGAGATCCTGGCGCGCAAACCGCCGCTTTTGCACCTGGTGCTCACCGGCCGCAACGCCCACCCGCTGGTGATCGAGCTGGCCGACACGGTGAGCGAGGTGGTGGAGGTGAAGCACGCCTACCGCAGGGACATCGAGCCTCAGCCCGGCGTGGACTACTGA
- a CDS encoding diguanylate cyclase, producing the protein MNIEGPERAARGKILIVDDTTTNIDILYQILKGEFDVLFAKSGVDGIRMVREHTPDLVLLDVMMPDMDGYEVCRTLKQDPATAGLPVVFVTAMGNDEDETRGLELGAIDYLTKPIRPPIVLARVRNHVELKHRGDLLEQLSRELAQKNRELEELARQDGLTGVSNRRHFDESLRSEVQRATRNGRNLSLIMCDIDRFKQFNDLYGHPAGDTSLQLVGELLRKSFKRAGEVVARYGGEEFAVILPDTSAELAGHLAERLRLELMAHALPHAHSEFGVVTMSIGVAGGLATRDHGVEWYISSADDALYRSKAQGRNRVSVCEDQ; encoded by the coding sequence ATGAACATCGAGGGGCCGGAAAGGGCTGCACGAGGCAAGATCCTCATCGTGGACGACACGACCACCAACATCGACATCCTGTACCAGATCCTCAAGGGGGAGTTCGATGTCCTCTTCGCCAAGAGCGGCGTCGACGGCATCAGGATGGTGCGGGAGCATACGCCGGACCTGGTGCTCCTGGACGTCATGATGCCCGACATGGACGGCTACGAGGTCTGCCGGACGCTGAAGCAGGACCCGGCGACGGCCGGGCTGCCGGTGGTGTTCGTGACCGCGATGGGAAACGACGAGGACGAGACCCGGGGGCTGGAACTGGGGGCGATCGACTACCTCACCAAGCCGATCCGGCCCCCCATCGTGCTGGCCCGGGTGCGCAACCACGTGGAGCTGAAGCACCGGGGCGACCTGCTGGAGCAGCTCAGCAGGGAACTGGCCCAGAAGAACCGGGAACTGGAGGAACTGGCGCGTCAGGACGGGCTTACCGGGGTGTCCAACCGGCGCCACTTCGACGAATCGCTGCGTTCGGAGGTCCAGCGTGCCACGCGCAACGGGCGCAACCTCTCGCTGATCATGTGCGATATCGACCGCTTCAAGCAGTTCAACGACCTGTACGGCCACCCGGCCGGGGATACCTCCTTGCAACTGGTGGGGGAGCTGTTGAGGAAGAGCTTCAAGCGGGCCGGTGAGGTGGTGGCGCGCTACGGCGGCGAGGAGTTCGCCGTCATTTTGCCCGACACCAGTGCCGAGCTGGCGGGACACCTGGCCGAGCGGCTGCGGCTGGAGCTCATGGCGCACGCCCTGCCGCACGCCCACTCCGAGTTCGGCGTGGTCACCATGAGCATAGGCGTTGCGGGTGGGCTGGCGACGCGGGACCACGGCGTCGAGTGGTACATCTCATCGGCCGACGACGCCCTCTATCGCTCCAAGGCGCAAGGGCGGAACCGGGTCAGCGTCTGCGAGGATCAGTAG
- a CDS encoding PAS domain S-box protein, with protein sequence MKKLSLTTKMSLMVSLLVVLVLSFMALFAAWFLEKQYQETVSEQQFSMVSSMAGEIDSKIGNARLQLEALAKTLPPRLFTSPLLAQRFLEQRPDTLALFDSDIFIFDAGGRLIAVNPLEKRLIGRDYSFREYYRDAVRSKRTVISEPFITTREHGHPTVAFVVPVLDGKGAILGMIGGMIDLYQDNYLGKLAHARIGKKGYLYLFNTRRIIIAHPDQQRIMKRDLPPGANPLLDRALAGFEGAGETVTSRGLPAVAAFKRLNSTGWILASTFPLTEAYAPVRETKLLLAAGLVAALAGSVLVCLLFMRRVTAPLLTFIRHVEGIGDQEQELEPVAIRTGDEIGTLARAFNRMIVELRRQKESARELRLAIDQAPVTVMVTDRDGRIEYVNPHFTKVTGYGAEEVLGQNPRIVKSGYHPREFYTEMWQTVLSGRKWRGEMRNRRKNGDLYWESASISSVTGDTGEIRNFVAVKEDITDRKRAEEALIRSDERIRLLLESTAEAIFGMDLLGNCTFANRACARLLGYAGTEELLGRNMHLLIHHTTPDGSPNPVQSCPLNRVLCGEQGMHCDDEVFWRADGTSFAVEYWSYPQLQDGELVGGVVTFFDITERKRAEEELRRATEAAEAAARAKSEFLANMSHEIRTPMNAALGMLYLLQHTELTEQQKDYLDKAQSASGVLLRVINDILDFSKIEAGKMELERIPFRLEQVLSDLNNVVDAILRDKEVEFTVAAGDGIPEFLVGDPLRLGQVLLNLTGNAIKFTEKGKVEVGVALVALEQECVTLRFSVSDTGIGMEAKQREGLFTPFTQADNSTTRRYGGTGLGLAICRELVQLMEGQVWVESEPGRGSTFSFVARFGRQEPGQAPPPEPPEDESIQEVAGMRVLLVEDNPINQEVARFILERGGVQVELARNGAEALSMVHAPGASYHAVLMDVHMPVMDGLEATRRMRLDPALERLPVIAMTASALPGERLLCREAGMNDQVDKPINVSKLFATLKRWVGALPGKPEPTDPEAEESGQDLPDQLPGLDLQRAKARLQNGKLLKKLLVGFRRDNEELVPRMAAAAGGGDPKEARRLIHTVKGSAGNVGAIWLGSAAASLEMALKGDDASQVHETLERFTEKLEEVMGSIRQLEEQWGSSGRGAGSAMARIECEEPEQVAALGRTMVALLASQNMNALAVWEEMRPLLAGELPERLDATLQALDFADARTVLQEIIVHLELRT encoded by the coding sequence ATGAAGAAACTGAGCCTGACAACCAAGATGAGCCTGATGGTATCCCTGCTGGTGGTGCTGGTGCTCTCCTTCATGGCGCTGTTTGCCGCGTGGTTCCTGGAAAAGCAGTACCAGGAGACCGTGTCGGAACAGCAGTTTTCCATGGTGAGCTCCATGGCCGGGGAGATCGACAGCAAGATCGGGAATGCCAGGCTCCAGCTCGAGGCACTGGCCAAGACCCTTCCCCCCCGGCTCTTCACCAGCCCGCTTTTGGCCCAGCGCTTCCTGGAACAGCGCCCCGACACCCTGGCGCTCTTCGACAGCGACATCTTCATCTTCGATGCCGGCGGCAGGCTCATCGCGGTGAATCCCCTGGAAAAGCGGCTGATCGGCAGGGATTACTCGTTCCGCGAGTACTACCGTGACGCCGTCCGCAGCAAAAGGACGGTCATCTCCGAGCCCTTCATCACCACCCGGGAGCACGGCCACCCCACCGTCGCTTTCGTGGTCCCGGTGCTGGACGGCAAGGGGGCCATCCTCGGGATGATCGGCGGCATGATCGACCTGTACCAGGACAACTACCTGGGCAAGCTCGCCCACGCCCGGATCGGGAAAAAGGGCTATCTCTACCTGTTCAACACCCGCCGCATCATCATCGCCCACCCGGACCAGCAGCGCATCATGAAGCGCGACCTTCCCCCCGGGGCGAACCCCTTGCTGGACCGGGCCCTGGCAGGGTTCGAAGGGGCCGGCGAGACGGTAACCTCGCGCGGGTTGCCGGCGGTGGCGGCGTTCAAGCGCCTGAACAGCACCGGGTGGATCCTCGCCTCCACCTTCCCGCTCACCGAGGCCTACGCGCCGGTGCGGGAGACCAAGCTTCTGCTGGCAGCGGGTCTCGTGGCGGCACTGGCGGGAAGCGTGCTGGTCTGCCTGCTCTTCATGAGGCGGGTGACGGCGCCGCTGTTGACCTTCATCCGTCACGTGGAGGGGATCGGCGACCAGGAGCAGGAGCTGGAGCCGGTGGCGATCCGGACCGGGGACGAAATCGGGACCCTGGCCCGCGCCTTCAACCGCATGATCGTGGAGCTGCGCCGCCAAAAGGAATCGGCGCGCGAGCTGCGTCTGGCCATCGACCAGGCCCCGGTCACGGTGATGGTCACCGACCGCGACGGCCGCATCGAGTACGTCAATCCCCATTTCACCAAGGTGACCGGGTACGGCGCCGAGGAGGTGCTGGGGCAAAACCCGAGGATCGTGAAGTCGGGGTATCACCCTCGCGAGTTTTACACGGAGATGTGGCAGACGGTCCTCTCCGGCCGCAAATGGCGCGGCGAGATGCGCAACCGGCGCAAAAACGGGGATCTCTACTGGGAGAGCGCCTCGATCTCCTCGGTCACGGGCGACACGGGCGAGATCAGGAACTTCGTGGCGGTGAAGGAGGACATCACCGACAGAAAGCGCGCCGAAGAGGCGCTGATCAGAAGCGACGAGCGCATCCGGCTCCTGCTGGAGTCGACGGCCGAGGCGATCTTCGGGATGGACCTGTTGGGGAACTGCACCTTCGCCAACCGCGCCTGCGCGAGGCTTTTGGGGTACGCCGGCACCGAGGAACTCTTGGGGCGCAACATGCACCTGCTCATCCATCACACCACCCCCGACGGTTCTCCCAATCCGGTGCAGTCCTGTCCGCTCAACCGGGTGCTGTGCGGGGAGCAGGGGATGCACTGCGACGACGAGGTCTTCTGGCGTGCCGACGGCACCAGCTTCGCGGTGGAATACTGGTCTTATCCCCAGCTGCAGGACGGGGAACTGGTGGGCGGGGTGGTAACCTTCTTCGACATCACCGAGAGAAAGCGGGCCGAGGAGGAGCTGCGCCGCGCCACCGAGGCCGCCGAGGCGGCCGCCCGCGCCAAGAGCGAGTTCCTGGCCAACATGAGCCACGAGATCCGCACCCCCATGAACGCGGCGCTCGGCATGCTCTACCTGCTGCAGCACACCGAGCTCACCGAGCAGCAAAAGGATTACCTGGACAAGGCGCAGAGCGCCTCGGGGGTGCTGCTGCGGGTCATCAACGACATCCTCGACTTCTCCAAGATCGAGGCGGGGAAGATGGAGCTCGAGCGGATCCCGTTCCGGCTGGAGCAGGTGCTCTCCGACCTGAACAACGTGGTGGACGCGATCCTGCGGGACAAAGAGGTCGAGTTCACCGTGGCAGCCGGCGACGGCATCCCGGAGTTCCTGGTGGGGGATCCGCTCAGGCTGGGGCAGGTCCTTTTGAATCTCACCGGCAACGCCATCAAGTTCACCGAGAAGGGGAAGGTGGAGGTGGGGGTGGCGCTTGTGGCCCTGGAACAGGAGTGCGTGACGCTGCGCTTCTCCGTCTCCGACACCGGCATCGGTATGGAGGCGAAGCAGCGGGAGGGGCTCTTCACCCCCTTCACCCAGGCGGACAACTCCACCACGCGCCGCTACGGCGGCACCGGGCTCGGCCTCGCCATCTGCCGTGAGCTGGTGCAGCTCATGGAGGGGCAGGTGTGGGTGGAGAGCGAGCCGGGGCGCGGCAGCACCTTCAGCTTCGTGGCCCGGTTCGGCCGGCAGGAGCCCGGGCAGGCGCCGCCCCCCGAGCCGCCCGAAGACGAGTCGATCCAGGAGGTGGCGGGGATGCGCGTCCTGCTGGTGGAGGACAACCCCATCAACCAGGAGGTGGCCCGGTTCATACTGGAGCGGGGCGGGGTCCAGGTCGAGCTGGCGCGCAACGGCGCCGAGGCACTTTCCATGGTGCACGCCCCCGGGGCGAGCTATCATGCCGTGCTCATGGACGTGCACATGCCGGTCATGGACGGGCTGGAGGCGACCCGGCGCATGCGGCTCGACCCCGCGCTGGAGCGGCTTCCCGTCATCGCCATGACCGCCAGCGCCCTGCCGGGGGAGCGTCTGCTCTGCCGCGAGGCGGGCATGAACGACCAGGTGGACAAGCCGATCAACGTGTCCAAGCTGTTTGCAACCCTGAAGCGTTGGGTGGGGGCGCTGCCGGGAAAACCGGAGCCGACGGACCCGGAGGCGGAGGAAAGCGGGCAGGACCTTCCTGACCAGTTGCCGGGACTGGACCTGCAGCGGGCGAAAGCGAGGCTGCAAAACGGCAAACTTCTGAAGAAGCTGCTGGTCGGCTTCCGCCGCGACAACGAAGAGCTCGTGCCGCGCATGGCGGCGGCCGCGGGGGGAGGCGATCCGAAGGAGGCCCGGCGCCTGATCCACACGGTCAAGGGGAGCGCGGGGAACGTGGGTGCAATCTGGCTGGGGAGCGCCGCGGCATCGCTGGAGATGGCCCTGAAGGGAGACGACGCCAGTCAGGTGCACGAGACACTGGAGCGTTTCACCGAGAAGCTGGAGGAGGTGATGGGCTCCATCCGGCAGCTTGAAGAGCAGTGGGGCAGCTCCGGGAGAGGGGCGGGGAGCGCGATGGCACGTATCGAGTGCGAGGAGCCCGAGCAGGTGGCCGCCCTGGGCCGCACCATGGTCGCGTTATTGGCGAGCCAGAACATGAACGCCCTGGCGGTGTGGGAGGAGATGCGCCCCCTGCTGGCGGGAGAACTGCCGGAGCGGTTGGACGCCACGCTGCAGGCGCTTGATTTTGCCGACGCGCGCACGGTTTTGCAGGAAATCATCGTACACCTGGAGCTAAGGACATGA
- a CDS encoding 4Fe-4S binding protein has protein sequence MPAERPNDGYHRLMRRVNKFPQGAPESELLLGIFSILCSDQEAALMSRLPLRPFSATKAARIWHLPADEARALLEKLASRSLLLDIERDGRRVYFLPPPMAGFFEFSLMRLRPDLDQKELARLFFQYINVEDAFIRDLFAGGETSLGRVLVNEEAVADEQACQVLDYERASEVIKSASHIAVGLCYCRHKMAQVDRGCAAPLDICMTLNLAAQSLLRRGVARRVESAEGLDLLQKARDLNLVQCADNVRQQVNFICHCCACCCEALIATRRLAIPNAMYSTNFVQATDADRCSGCGRCAAVCPVGTITMEAQETPLPLPDPPPPGEGMSDGQGLFPAEGMCDVQLLPPEGGGREGGARDSGRPKAQVATDFCLGCGVCVRNCPTGAIRLTPRARRILTPVNTAHRLVLMAIERGKLQNLIFDNQAYLSHRAMAAILGAILKLPPVQRLMAARQLKSRYLERLLARVEVDRFSGYD, from the coding sequence GTGCCAGCAGAGCGACCAAACGACGGGTACCACCGCCTGATGCGGCGGGTAAACAAGTTCCCGCAGGGGGCGCCGGAATCGGAGCTCCTGCTCGGGATCTTCTCCATCCTGTGCAGCGATCAGGAGGCAGCGCTCATGAGCCGGTTGCCGCTGCGCCCGTTTTCGGCGACCAAGGCGGCGAGGATCTGGCATCTCCCCGCTGATGAGGCCCGGGCCCTGCTGGAAAAGCTCGCCTCGCGCTCCCTGCTGCTGGACATCGAGCGCGACGGCAGGCGCGTCTACTTCCTTCCTCCCCCCATGGCAGGATTCTTCGAGTTTTCGCTGATGCGGCTGCGCCCCGACCTGGACCAGAAGGAGCTGGCGCGCCTGTTTTTCCAGTACATCAACGTCGAGGATGCCTTCATCCGCGACCTCTTTGCCGGGGGGGAAACCTCCCTGGGGCGGGTGCTGGTGAACGAGGAGGCCGTTGCCGACGAGCAGGCCTGCCAGGTGCTCGACTACGAGCGCGCCAGCGAGGTGATCAAAAGCGCGAGCCACATCGCGGTGGGGCTTTGCTATTGCCGGCACAAGATGGCGCAGGTGGACCGGGGCTGCGCCGCGCCGCTGGACATCTGCATGACCCTGAACCTGGCGGCGCAGTCGCTTTTGAGGCGTGGCGTGGCGCGCCGCGTGGAGAGCGCCGAGGGGCTGGACCTGCTGCAAAAGGCGCGCGACCTGAACCTGGTGCAGTGTGCCGACAACGTGCGGCAGCAGGTGAATTTCATCTGCCATTGCTGCGCCTGCTGCTGCGAGGCCTTGATCGCCACCCGCAGGCTCGCCATCCCCAACGCCATGTACAGCACCAACTTCGTCCAGGCGACCGACGCCGACCGCTGCAGCGGCTGCGGCAGGTGCGCCGCGGTCTGCCCGGTCGGCACCATCACGATGGAAGCCCAGGAGACACCCCTCCCCCTCCCTGACCCTCCCCCTCCGGGGGAGGGGATGAGCGACGGCCAAGGCCTCTTCCCGGCAGAGGGGATGTGCGACGTGCAGCTCCTCCCCCCGGAGGGGGGAGGTCGGGAGGGGGGAGCTCGCGACAGTGGCCGGCCCAAGGCGCAGGTCGCCACCGATTTCTGCCTGGGGTGCGGGGTATGCGTGCGCAACTGCCCTACCGGCGCCATCCGCCTCACACCCCGGGCCAGGCGCATCCTCACGCCGGTGAATACGGCACACCGGCTGGTGCTGATGGCCATCGAGCGCGGCAAGCTGCAAAACCTCATCTTCGACAACCAGGCCTACCTGAGCCACCGCGCCATGGCGGCGATCCTCGGGGCGATCCTCAAGCTGCCGCCGGTGCAGCGGCTCATGGCCGCCCGACAACTCAAGTCGCGCTACCTGGAACGGCTTCTGGCCAGGGTCGAGGTGGACCGGTTTTCCGGGTACGACTGA
- a CDS encoding FKBP-type peptidyl-prolyl cis-trans isomerase, with protein sequence MPTVKYGSTVQVHYTALRKNGEIVESTAGGDPLRITVGAGKVMRGLEEALEGMSAGESKRVTVPPDKAYGRRDPSAVSRFSRDSAAPIGGSATQMQHEVVNRGTTDEFSIATTDKGVNLDRNPHLAGEEIVLQIDVVEIENT encoded by the coding sequence ATGCCAACGGTAAAGTACGGCAGTACGGTGCAGGTGCATTACACGGCGCTGCGCAAAAACGGGGAAATCGTCGAATCGACGGCTGGAGGAGACCCGCTGCGGATCACGGTGGGCGCGGGCAAGGTGATGCGCGGTTTGGAGGAGGCCCTGGAAGGGATGTCGGCGGGAGAATCGAAGCGGGTGACGGTGCCGCCGGACAAGGCGTACGGGCGCCGGGATCCTTCCGCCGTGTCCCGCTTTTCCCGCGATTCGGCGGCCCCCATCGGCGGCAGCGCAACCCAGATGCAGCACGAGGTGGTGAACCGGGGGACCACGGACGAGTTCAGCATCGCCACCACCGACAAGGGCGTGAACCTGGACCGCAACCCGCATCTGGCAGGGGAAGAGATCGTGCTGCAGATCGACGTGGTGGAGATAGAGAATACCTGA
- a CDS encoding type II toxin-antitoxin system Phd/YefM family antitoxin, with protein sequence MLKTTYTNARANLAGLCDEVTKNREIVIIDRRSGESVAMIAADELASLVETAHLMRSPKNAQRLLTALERALKREGEPETAEALRAELGLGG encoded by the coding sequence ATGTTGAAGACTACCTACACCAATGCCCGGGCCAACCTCGCCGGGCTTTGCGACGAAGTCACCAAGAACCGCGAGATCGTGATCATCGATCGCCGCAGCGGAGAGAGCGTCGCCATGATAGCGGCGGACGAACTGGCCAGCCTGGTGGAGACGGCGCACCTGATGCGATCGCCCAAGAACGCGCAGAGGCTTTTGACCGCGCTGGAGCGCGCCCTGAAGCGGGAGGGCGAGCCGGAAACGGCCGAGGCGCTCCGCGCGGAGCTTGGCCTTGGCGGCTAA
- a CDS encoding Txe/YoeB family addiction module toxin: MAAKLRQAVFHPEFREDLRHWVEVDRKTALRALSLVEAVMHDPFQGIGKPEPLKYLSPGVWSRRLTQEHRLVYLVSDDRIDFLQARYHY, from the coding sequence TTGGCGGCTAAGCTGCGCCAGGCGGTGTTCCACCCGGAGTTTCGCGAAGACCTGCGCCACTGGGTGGAGGTGGACAGAAAGACCGCATTGCGGGCCCTGTCGCTGGTGGAGGCGGTGATGCACGACCCGTTCCAGGGGATCGGCAAGCCCGAACCGCTCAAGTATCTCTCCCCCGGCGTCTGGTCCCGCCGTCTCACCCAAGAGCACCGGCTGGTCTACCTGGTAAGCGACGACCGCATCGACTTTCTCCAGGCACGCTACCACTACTGA
- a CDS encoding LysE family translocator, whose protein sequence is MIDFLTAGLVLGCSAGFSPGPLLMLVISETLTHGTRSGVRVALSPIITDFPIIAATLLLLMNLSGYHGIIGALSLAGGLFVLYTGYQSLRAKPVQLDLPKEPPKSLRKGVLTNLLSPHPYLFWITVGAPLLTRSLKVGPAAFVAFIASFYLCLIGAKIVLALAVGRSRAFMGSRVYLWIMRLLGALLTFFALLLFREGLKLLGVG, encoded by the coding sequence ATGATCGATTTTCTCACTGCAGGTCTTGTTCTGGGCTGCTCGGCGGGGTTCTCGCCGGGGCCGCTTCTGATGCTGGTCATCTCCGAGACGCTCACCCACGGCACCCGCTCCGGCGTGCGGGTGGCGCTCTCCCCCATCATCACAGATTTCCCCATCATCGCCGCCACGCTGCTTTTGTTGATGAACCTCTCCGGTTATCACGGCATCATCGGCGCGCTGTCTCTGGCGGGCGGCCTCTTCGTCCTCTACACCGGCTACCAGTCGCTGCGGGCCAAGCCGGTGCAACTCGACCTCCCCAAGGAGCCTCCCAAGTCGCTCAGGAAGGGGGTGCTGACCAACCTGCTCAGCCCGCACCCCTACCTGTTCTGGATCACCGTGGGCGCGCCGCTTCTGACCCGGTCGCTCAAGGTCGGTCCCGCCGCCTTTGTCGCCTTCATCGCGAGCTTCTACCTCTGCCTCATCGGCGCGAAGATCGTCCTCGCGCTCGCGGTGGGGAGGTCGCGGGCCTTCATGGGGAGCCGGGTTTACCTCTGGATCATGCGCCTGCTCGGCGCGCTGTTGACCTTCTTCGCGCTGCTGTTGTTCCGGGAGGGGCTCAAGCTGCTGGGGGTAGGGTAG
- a CDS encoding MFS transporter, with protein MSPLAGISRVKVLLRALRSRNYRLFVAGQSVSLVGTWMQQVAMSWLVYRLTDSAMLLGVVGFTSQVPTFVFAPVAGVFADRCNRRRLLMLTQALAMVQAALLAAAVLLGVVQVWHIVVLSLVLGVVNAFDIPVRQSFVVEMVTEREDLGNAIALNSSMVNAARLIGPTVAGLLVASVGEGICFLLNSASYLAVLLALAAMRIEPRAGNDRPRRRIYHELKEGFLYAFGFGPIRSILLLVALMSLTGMPYTVLIPVFAKDILHGGAHTFGFLMTAAGCGALVGTIYLASRSSVLGLGKLIVLATCLFSVGVAVFAISSSMALSLAALVVAGFGAMTLVASCNTILQTILEEDKRGRVMSFFTVAFMGMAPFGSLGAGAMTKVVGPRVTLIIGACCCLAGAFFFARNLPRIRQMVRPIYARMGIVKEVAQGMETAAEQPQMPKEKE; from the coding sequence ATGAGCCCCCTCGCCGGCATATCCCGTGTGAAGGTGCTGCTGCGGGCGCTGCGTTCCCGGAATTACCGCCTCTTCGTGGCGGGGCAGAGCGTCTCGCTGGTCGGCACCTGGATGCAGCAGGTCGCCATGAGCTGGCTCGTGTACCGGCTGACCGACTCCGCGATGCTGCTGGGGGTGGTGGGCTTCACCAGCCAGGTCCCCACCTTCGTCTTCGCGCCGGTGGCCGGCGTCTTCGCGGACCGCTGCAACCGGCGCCGCCTGTTGATGCTGACCCAGGCGCTGGCCATGGTCCAGGCGGCGCTCCTGGCGGCGGCGGTGCTGCTGGGGGTGGTCCAGGTCTGGCATATCGTGGTGCTGAGCCTGGTGCTAGGCGTGGTGAACGCCTTCGACATTCCGGTGCGCCAGTCTTTCGTGGTCGAAATGGTGACCGAGCGCGAGGACCTTGGCAACGCCATCGCCCTCAACTCCTCCATGGTCAATGCCGCCCGCCTGATCGGACCGACCGTTGCGGGTCTGCTGGTGGCCTCGGTGGGGGAGGGGATCTGCTTCCTGCTGAACAGCGCCAGCTACCTTGCCGTGCTCCTGGCCCTGGCGGCGATGCGCATCGAGCCGCGTGCCGGCAACGACAGGCCCCGGCGCCGCATCTACCACGAGCTCAAGGAAGGCTTTCTTTACGCCTTCGGCTTCGGGCCGATCCGGAGCATCCTGCTGCTGGTCGCCCTGATGAGCCTCACCGGCATGCCGTACACCGTGCTGATCCCGGTTTTCGCCAAGGACATCCTGCACGGCGGCGCCCACACCTTCGGCTTTCTCATGACCGCCGCCGGCTGCGGCGCCCTGGTCGGCACCATCTACCTCGCCTCGCGCAGCAGCGTCCTCGGCCTGGGCAAACTCATCGTGCTGGCAACCTGTCTTTTTTCCGTCGGGGTGGCCGTCTTCGCCATATCGAGCAGCATGGCGCTCTCCCTTGCCGCGCTGGTAGTGGCGGGTTTCGGCGCCATGACCCTGGTCGCTTCCTGCAACACCATCCTGCAGACCATCCTGGAGGAAGACAAGCGGGGGAGGGTGATGAGCTTCTTCACCGTGGCCTTCATGGGGATGGCACCCTTTGGCAGCCTGGGGGCCGGTGCCATGACCAAGGTGGTCGGTCCTCGGGTCACCCTCATCATCGGGGCCTGCTGCTGTCTTGCCGGCGCGTTCTTCTTCGCGAGAAATCTCCCCCGGATCCGCCAGATGGTCCGTCCCATCTACGCCCGCATGGGGATCGTGAAAGAGGTGGCCCAAGGGATGGAGACCGCGGCGGAGCAGCCGCAGATGCCCAAGGAGAAGGAATGA